One genomic window of Cyprinus carpio isolate SPL01 chromosome B8, ASM1834038v1, whole genome shotgun sequence includes the following:
- the LOC122138123 gene encoding serine/threonine-protein kinase TNNI3K-like yields MSPASSNSSGSLSPSSSTDCLVARGSPGRSHVGALRLRFDSGRRSSQGLSLDKLRSNMQFPPTDRNGHVSDPMSTMRFHSCSSNGSFEDSN; encoded by the exons ATGTCTCCAGCCTCCAGTAACAGCAGTGGTTCTCTTTCGCCCTCATCCTCCACTGACTGCCTGGTAGCACGTGGTAGTCCTGGACGAAGTCACGTAGGTGCCCTTCGCTTGCGTTTTGA ctctGGTCGAAGGTCTTCACAGGGCTTGTCCCTGGATAAGCTGAGGAGTAACATGCAGTTCCCACCCACTGACCGAAACG GACATGTGTCAGATCCCATGAGCACCATGCGTTTCCATTCATGCAGCAGCAATGGAAGTTTTGAGGACAGCAACTAG